The Salinibaculum sp. SYNS191 genome has a window encoding:
- a CDS encoding ArsR/SmtB family transcription factor, which translates to MAADIPEHHVPGTPEAEQLDRVFRALAAPVRRELLRALSEREVDHADLSWLADRLTGVDDRLDTPEQVVVALTHVHLPMLADAGLVEYDRRSETVRYDPHPFVSRMLRTIPSIAEQ; encoded by the coding sequence ATGGCCGCCGACATCCCCGAGCACCACGTCCCCGGAACGCCGGAGGCAGAGCAACTGGACAGGGTCTTCCGTGCGCTCGCGGCCCCGGTCCGGCGGGAGCTCCTCCGGGCGCTCTCGGAGCGCGAGGTCGACCACGCCGACCTCTCGTGGCTCGCAGACCGGCTGACCGGCGTCGACGACCGGCTGGACACGCCGGAGCAGGTCGTCGTGGCGCTCACGCACGTCCACCTCCCGATGCTCGCGGATGCAGGTCTCGTCGAGTACGACCGCCGCAGCGAGACGGTCCGGTACGACCCCCACCCGTTCGTCTCGCGGATGCTGCGGACGATACCGTCGATTGCAGAACAGTGA